The window acagccacaatcaaaaataaaagaggcgcattttctgctcttaaggtcccaaGATACCTTCTCCTTTACCCCCTCCCTTGAATTCATACATTTACTACATCAATGAATATAAGTCaagtctcaccctttaatttttcacattctaaaacctgtttcactctgaaatatgtcacaatacaTAGATTAGCCATAACTTCTGtcacatgactttaagtttgttaagcagagcatggacactaattatgagatgttgtgaaatcaaaaatcaaaatgggatgatccactagaggtttgcttttcttacatttcaactgacattgcgtttttctagttgtaaaggttaaaaacaggggtgcccaaacacagtcctggtccttggtttagctccaacttgcctcaacacacctgccaggacGTCTCTATATGCCTAgcaagagcttgattagctggttcaggtgagtctaattggggctggagctaaactctccaggactgagtttgggcacccctgggttaaaacaatgttaagattctatagtgtttccttggactcagacttgactcggactcggccctttgggactcggacttgagtctAACTcagcccattttggactcggactcgtctcggactcgaCTGGTTAAAGACTCGGTCTTGACTCGGACTCAACCCGATTAGCTCAAACATCACCCGAATCCGCAGCTTCAAACGAATTATCCGCCCGCCACCCACCCgcacctgtatttttctctgatttagataaccgcaacagatcgtcatttacaattattctaattagctctgcatgatgatatgatgaatgaatggttaatttttaacagcagattgattcagctgatctgcacatcgCTGCATACTTAAGTTTAAtgctaaaaagaataacgttaactgacatctgcacgtgactctccgcaatctctgatgaaatcggttgggtgtttgaacaccctactggatccttggacaaaagtttaaaggggttcacccagtttaagaaatttttGATCGGAATTTTTGATCGTAAAtctaattcttttcatttttaatgtattgtttttgttataatttactttaagttggcttgagaaagcctagcctgaaagtttgaagcagttgtaatagtatgaaagcagctagcatgatttaacatgttgttaacatgttttagcatgattagcttattgcttgtgtttttataggctgattacattgttagcatgattaccatgttgttatcataatttgcaagttactagaatgttgttagcatgattagcctgattagcatgttgatagcatgtttttcacatgattagcatgttactagcatgtttctaacatggctaacatgttactagcttgttgttaacatgtttctaacatgattagcatgtcgctaacatgtttctagcctgattagcaagttgctagcatgtttctagcctgattagcaagttgctagcatgtttctagcatgattagaaaagttgcttgcatgttttaaacatgattagcatgtcgctaacatgtttctcTTGGTTTAGAGGACCTCCTCTTCAAGGAGGTCTCGGTACGCTTTTTTGGTCCGCTTTCGGTGCGCACTCGAGTGCGATTGCTACACTCACACCTGCCCAAACGAACGGCACCAAGAGGGAAAACGAACTCCAGTGCACCCAAAGAAATGGGTATACAGGTACTGAACACCACTGCATATTACCCTACTCAATAGCATTAAAACAGGCGTAACTCCCTTCAGACTTTATCTGAATGTCACCTTTTCTGTCACAACTTTTCGAacatgtgaacacacacacacacacacacacacacacacgtatacaaTACGTgtttaagtatttaaaacaggttcatattttagaaaatgtagttaatatttgcctCACTATTGATTTATCTCATCCACCCGCAACCCAtccgcaaataatcagaatgcactTTTTTATTACTCGACCCACCCGACCCGCGCGTAATGCGCCCGCAgatataaccgccatccgcACATCACTAACGCCAAGACAGGTATTTTGAAACATTGCATTTCTGTGTGTTGTCTAAGCGATCTGCATGTGCTTCGAGTCAGTTTTTTTAGaacaagtttttataataatacttttatgtaatgccattattattatttttaaataataaggcATACGTTTACAGTGATTGAAATTTGAAGTGGCACTTTTGTGTGAAGTGCATTTTTGATAAACGAACATAGAAAATGAACAATGgcctaaaatcaaaataaactgACTCAGCTCGATCATCGACCCATTCTTGACAGACCTCAAAGGTGAGgagctgtaaaaatatattgacaTGTTTTGTGGCAACAGAATGGTGTATTAACTCAGCTTCCATAGCAATGAATTGAAAACGCCCGCTCCGCTCGCTACGTGCCAGTGGAAACGCAGACTGAGATCGCACCTGCTACTATATGGTACATAACATAATTACCACGCACTACACAATGTACTTAAAGGGGCTACCCctacttacatttatattattattttatatacatgttgCTGCTGATTgggctgacatttttgacacacCCACCAAACAAGAGAAAACGTATCTCAAACCCCATTGCACACCGTTGCACACCATTTCCAGGAAACATTTCGTTCAACACGGAAACCAGAGCAAAACGTTGGGCACCGATGTGAGCTTTAAtttacaaacaatataaaagtgaTCCAAGTGTCAAACAGCACTATTGTGGCTGCGTTGTGTCACGTGACAAGCATGACACATTGCCACGGAAACAATAAAGCGATACGttctaaataacggtcgcctaaaaaaaactcactctgggggctcagctagaatattttaaactcacgtgtgaaaAGGTTAAACAACTAAGAAGTATAAAACTGTTTTACGCCCCTCACACCTTATAATCGGCAACAACAAATCTGAATGGTTACACACCTTGATTTGACATCTTgccctcaaaaaaaacaaaaaaacaaaaaacagtgtaGCAGCTGCAGCACCCCCACTTCCTACGCCTATGGgggtctgtgattatttgttaatctaatTAATAATTGATTTGGTAAATCTAATGAACAAATTGTGTGTCTGACCGGCACACACGCTAAAGAGGCCTTAAGCAAAGAAATGTCAACTGGTAATGCTGTCGGAATACTTTGTGCAACAGCTATACCCTTAGTTTGATCTGGTCTTCTTCTTCATTCTTTTGTAGGAACAGAGACACCCATCTGGAAGTCGTATCAGCACAGTGGTAATAAAGTCTGTCAAGCAGATATATGAAAGAAGAACATGAGCAAATGCacaatataatctataaataTGTGTAAAGCCATTTATAAATTCCCACAAAGGCTGTTAACATGGGAAAAGAAACATCCCAGATAACATCTAATAAACATGGGAGCTTGATGATCATGTAAGTACTGGCtgcattttctttaaaactgtTTATGATGAGTGTTACATTACCAACAACATCAGACaggcaaaaaataattaacttatAGTTTTATACAAACAGATTAAACTATTAAGTTTAGGAAATAACACACATATCTTACCTTGTACTGAGCTCCATGTGTACACAATTTTATTCAGCATTATCCATCTTTTCCTCAGTCTGGGCTGTTTGATTATAACAcatttatgaaattaaataaacctgaatctgaataaaacaaattctTAGCACATTtgagagtttttgttttttttttgcaataaaagaTTACTTTTATGAACTGTAGGTAATACTTGCCCTTTTCTTTTCCTCGATTGCACTTTAAACGGCGAAAGACCATCAGCACAACTACAACTATGAGAGCTAACAGCAGAAATCCAGATGTTATCACCAGTATTACAAGTGTATGTTGACGGAGTTCTGCAATAGATAAAGCAAAAGCATTATTAGTGTAGTAACATTTTGTAGTGTTTATCAGGCAAAGACATGCTACAAATGGGACAAACCTGAACAAGACAGACAGAGTTCAGTGATGCTGAGGTGTTTAGTCCGGTTGGTAAGTGAATAAGTCACAACACAGCTGTATGAATCATCCAGACAGTTGatctccagaggtagagagagactaatgctgagatcagacacactgatgctggacaataaactgtttcctttgtaccaggagagagtcacattTCTCACATTCACTACTGAACACAGCAGGAGACATTTTGGGACTGATGAACATCCAGGTGAGGATGTAGAACAATGTGAATAGTCTCTGATGACATCAGGAATGGGAAGAGGAGCTGCaaaacatgacagaaaaaataaaagctatctattacttaatttattattttaatatttgtaggTGATTTCAGCTGTTTAACTGTATTTCAATTGGATTTTGTATTGAAAAACATTTCTACATATTCTGTTCAGACAAGAATTAATTGTGCATTTGTGACATGACTTACCATACAAAGTAACATTGAATCTCTTCTGTAAGACTTTTGAACTACTGATCTGGAGCTGGTAAAGTCCACGATGTTCAGATCTGATGTTgctgatggtcagagatccagttttaTTGTCCATATGTAGTTTCTCTTTGAATATCCCATCATTATTGACAAATACAAATTGGTCCCTTTTAATAATTTCTGCTATTGGAATACTTCCAAATGTCCACAGAATCTGATCTTCTGTTTGTACTTTAACATCGGTGTTTAaagtgacagaatctccctccatcactttAACTGTCTTTACTCCATGTGTCTCAACACCAAacacacctaaaaatgaaatgtagaGTAAATCAATAAACAAAGCACCTATAGCATTTAACTTAGCTGAAGACGCTTAGCAAATACTAATTATGTAATAAACAGGTGGCTGAATGAGTTTAAATCTATGTGCTTACTTGTTTATTGTCTACTGCATTATGTAGATACACAgacacatcaagaatcagcatatgaatctcaaaaatggtgacaatcaacaaaacatttcacactgcaatgcatgctgggtaacaccaTAGTACAAAACTCCTATCATGCTCTGCAGTATGAATAATTACTGTCACCACCATTGTGGATCACAGAATAATTGTTCATTTCTGAAAGCTTGAGCTGAAGCTTTTCCTTATTTTAGTATTAcgggacatttttttttttttttttttttggtagtgaTGTAGATAAATCTCAGTCAataatccaaaacaaaacaaaatactttgTGATGATTACTCAAACactttctaagaaaaaaagtgcaatCTGCTACACCAAGCATTTGATTCAGCAGTAGGCAAGTGCTTGTAACAAAACTATTGCAACTGCTTAGAAGTTAATTACTTATAAGTTTTAAAAGGATCAAAAATCCAACTACAGCAAACACCAACGTCCATGACGGTGGTATAATTTTTTGACCAGTAAACTATTAATATTTgaacctctgttaattctcatAAGATCTTCTGCAGTTGTCTGACAGAATATGGTCAGACTggttagtaaaaatatttaatgttttcttttatgttgTTGATTTCTTCTGGCTGTGGCTAAAGTCAGTTATAgttctagtgttttttttgtttttttttttcttgttcagtgattctgcttgttaacagcaggtgttcatcgcTAATGCtcaattaattacttaattatctcattaatgTTAACTCTGCGTCAGTGTTACTTTAACACTATTTGGAGTGGGACCAAATACACTCTGAACAGTGTTGatttaacactggggattttactGTGTACTTTCGTTTTTAAAACCAATAGCTTGAATCGCGGAAAAGGGGTTGTTTAAACGTTTCTAACTTTTACGGAATTCAtaataattcagaattcattaatgtaatttaaatgatcATGTGCATCGTGTCTTAACATTTCAACCACATTTCATGAAATGAAGTCCAACTTACCACTAGACAACACCAACAGGTAGATGAACACAGTATCTGAAATCATATTTCTTGAAAGACATCCGAGAAATTCGTGGTAATTAAATCCCCCATAATGCATCGATGCAAGTCTTTTTAACATGGAAAAAGAGCataaacatttatgaaaatataaatcaacCGAATTCCGAATATAAATCAACATGTTTTCGATAGCCAAGCCTGCGTATAAGGAAGAACACTTCGTCTTAGCCTTTGTTTTAGGGGTGGGTGGGGCAATGATACATTTGGATGTTGCCATCTATTGGACTGTTATGATATAGTTATTGTTTCTTGTCTGTCCGCCATTTCTTTACTACTCAACTTACTGCTGGTAGCCTACATTCTAAATATTTGGTATTTTAATTCTTGCCCTCAACAAGTTTTGGAGAATATATGAAAAAGCCCAATTTTAAATGTGTGATTTCTACGcgcttcctctctctctctgatatAACTgaacatgtaaataaaacaggaaatggACACTGATTCAGCAGTGAGTGGTTTTATCCTCTCTCAGTCGCTGCTGTTTTCAATACTTAATAATACTtgctgaaatgttaaaaatctgCATTATTGTCAGAGTAACTGCAGCATTACAAATGCCCATATACGATTGCTGGATTAGAGACATTAATAGcttaattaaacacacatataGAGTGCTgcctaaaagtttgtgaaccctttagaattttccatatttctgcataaatatgaacaaaaagttaaaaggaTTTTCACACAATTCCTAAGAAAGTTGACAAATAGAAtccaaataaatgaaat of the Labeo rohita strain BAU-BD-2019 unplaced genomic scaffold, IGBB_LRoh.1.0 scaffold_1976, whole genome shotgun sequence genome contains:
- the LOC127159191 gene encoding uncharacterized protein LOC127159191 gives rise to the protein MLIYIRNSVDLYFHKCLCSFSMLKRLASMHYGGFNYHEFLGCLSRNMISDTVFIYLLVLSSGVFGVETHGVKTVKVMEGDSVTLNTDVKVQTEDQILWTFGSIPIAEIIKRDQFVFVNNDGIFKEKLHMDNKTGSLTISNIRSEHRGLYQLQISSSKVLQKRFNVTLYAPLPIPDVIRDYSHCSTSSPGCSSVPKCLLLCSVVNVRNVTLSWYKGNSLLSSISVSDLSISLSLPLEINCLDDSYSCVVTYSLTNRTKHLSITELCLSCSELRQHTLVILVITSGFLLLALIVVVVLMVFRRLKCNRGKEKAQTEEKMDNAE